In one Brienomyrus brachyistius isolate T26 chromosome 5, BBRACH_0.4, whole genome shotgun sequence genomic region, the following are encoded:
- the LOC125741696 gene encoding mucin-5AC-like, protein MFISVLVVTTPFLFINFPPLSAQTFIPTTQHYKPASHTQSQLTKYMQRPSTVIQHLSMTLPPTDTGALTHLETSSTPLSESKALETTIQPVPETTLLPISRTTLSAFQETESGPQIKNYTARHISVIPAPITTSRPQHFKTSASPTSGPQHFKTSASPTRGPQHFKTSDSPTSVRQHFRTSDSLTSGPQDLNISDTPNSSVSLDKKTHKTDVGTTSATFTVSQTQSTGPKVIKSDAEHSHINVPSNWLWVIIIAIFVICMGMTYILVKLRKKKRSENLRSSFKNGGSYNKNKKSPANDAWAGPMPASGEMEMEEGGEGEEEMQEKSKEGDEERIVLSTFTTIQEGTAEALGGNLGENEANNKVEVPLLQSTTDGRESGPLTASLSSSLLPPVGDDGEGEQDGQAFCLTTAV, encoded by the coding sequence ATGTTTATTTCAGTACTTGTCGTGACAACACCCTTCCTCTTCATTAACTTTCCTCCACTCTCTGCTCAGACCTTCATACCCACAACACAGCATTATAAACCAGCTTCGCATACCCAATCACAACTCACAAAATACATGCAGCGTCCAAGTACAGTGATCCAGCATCTAAGTATGACCTTACCTCCAACTGACACTGGTGCTCTAACTCACCTGGAAACTTCAAGCACACCTCTGTCAGAGTCTAAAGCCCTAGAAACGACCATTCAGCCTGTTCCTGAAACAACACTTCTACCAATTTCAAGAACTACTTTATCTGCTTTCCAGGAAACTGAGTCTGGACCACAAATAAAAAATTACACAGCGAGGCATATTTCAGTAATCCCCGCTCCCATCACAACAAGTAGGCCtcagcattttaaaacatctgcttcTCCAACAAGTGGACctcaacattttaaaacatctgcttcTCCAACAAGAGGACctcaacattttaaaacatcagaTTCTCCAACAAGTGTACGTCAGCATTTTAGAACATCTGATTCTCTAACAAGTGGACCTCAGGATTTAAATATATCTGATACTCCTAATTCTTCTGTCTCTTTGGACAAAAAAACGCACAAGACTGATGTAGGTACCACATCTGCCACTTTCACTGTAAGTCAGACTCAATCCACTGGTCCAAAGGTTATCAAATCAGATGCTGAGCATTCACATATAAATGTCCCCTCGAACTGGTTATGGGTCATAATTATCGCAATTTTTGTCATTTGTATGGGTATGACTTACATCCTTGTCAAGCTCAGGAAGAAGAAACGTAGTGAAAATTTGAGGAGTAGCTTTAAGAATGGAGGAAGTTACaacaaaaacaagaaaagcCCAGCGAACGACGCCTGGGCTGGCCCTATGCCTGCCAGTGGAGAAATGGAaatggaggaggggggagagggggaagAGGAGATGCAGGAGAAAAGTAAAGAAGGGGATGAGGAGCGGATAGTGCTGAGTACTTTCACAACAATCCAGGAAGGGACAGCTGAGGCACTAGGAGGAAATCTGGGAGAGAATGAGGCAAACAACAAGGTAGAAGTGCCTCTGTTACAGAGTACCACGGATGGCAGGGAAAGCGGCCCCCTAACAGcctccctctcctcctctctactgccccctgtggGTGACGATGGAGAGGGTGAGCAGGACGGTCAAGCTTTCTGTCTTACTACAGCTGTTTAA